TACTTGCGGTAGAGCCCGTCGCCGTCTGGCGTGGCCACGCACTCGGTCACGATCAGTTGCTCACGCCAGGAGCGGCGGCGGCCGAGCCGGTCGATCGCCGACGCCAGATCCGACGGGTTGGAAATCAGCGGCGTTCTCGGCCCGCCGTGATCGTGTTCGCATCGCACGAAGACGGGGAACCGCACGCCGCCGAGGTCATCGGATGCGCGGAACACGCGGAAGTCGTTCACGCCGCGGTCGTGCAGGAGGCGGAGCAAATCGTACCGGAGCAGGACGCGGCGCGGGTCGTTCAGCACGCGCGCCGCGCCGGTCGCGGACAGCGCCGCGGCCAGATCGCGCACGGCGGCGGCATCGGCGCCGGGTACACGGTCGAGATCGGCGAAGAGGTACGTTCCCGGATCGACCTGCCGGCGCGTGAGGATGTACGGATACGTGACGATCCGGATCGTGTCATCGAGCGCGCCGCCGCAGTTGGCGGTGAGGTTGCGAATCGGCCGATCGAACTGGGGGGTGACGAGAACGTGAATCACGGGCGAGGAGTGCGATCAGCCGCGGATCGCGACGAGCCCGACCCGGTCGGGTTGACCCGCCGCGCTTCCGCGGAACGGCGTCAGCGTCGTCTGCCGGAATCCGGCCGCGTCGAACAGCGCGTAGAGCTCGTCGGTTGATCGGAGCGGCCGGACAGTCTTGCGGCGCAGCCATTCCTCCGCCCATGCCTGGGCGATCGGCCGCGTGATGCCGAGCGCCACGCACGCCGACTCGTCGATGTTGCGGATCCGCATCGAGATGGCCGGCGCGTCGGCCAGATCCATCTGCCGGGCGACCTCCGTGGTCGCGAGGTGCGGGCGGAGCCGGCCGGCGGTCACGACCGTGCCGCCGGGCGCGAGCAGGTCGTACCAGTGCCGGACGAGGCCGGCGCGTGCCTCGGGCTCGAACTGCCCGATGAACGAGTGGGTGCAAATCAGATCGAACGCGCCTTGGCGATCGAGCGAGCGCACGTCGCCGTGGTGGACGTCGACGGCCGCGCCGGCGCTGCAGGCGTACGCCAGGCACGCCTCGAGCGGCGTCCGACAGCAGTCGGCGACGGTCACGTGCGGGCTGCGGCCGGCCGCGCGGAAGGCTGCCAGCACGCAGCTCAACGTGCCGGCATCTGCGGCCCCAGAGACGAGCACCCGCTCGCCCCGGGCGGCTGCGGCCGACGCGGCGATCGCGTCGACGAGGAACTCGCGGTCCTTCGCGACGCCGGCGATGACGCCGAGCGCGCGAAGGTATTGCCGCGGCCCGTGGTACCACCAGCACGAGTCCTTGCAGAATCGATCGGCCAGCGCCAACTGCAGCGGCGCGCCCTCGGCCAGCCGCTCGTCGACGTTCAACGACGCGCCAGGCACGGAGGCGGTCACCTCAGCATTCCCTCGTAGAGCACCAGGCCGAGCCCACGCTCGAGGACGACGTGCAGCAGGAGCGCGACGGCGAATGCCGATGCCGCCGCCCACGCGATCGACTCTCGCTCGCGAACGCGAAGGAAGCCGAAGAGGAACAACAGCGAGCCGGCGAGCACGCCGAGCGCGCTCACGAGCACGATCGCGCCGAGGAGCCAGCCGAGCATCACCAGATGCGGCCGGAGCGGCGTCGCCGGGCGGCTGCGGTGCGGCGCGGCGCGGAGTCCGCGGACGAGCTGCGCGAGGCACAGCGCCACGCCCATGCCGCCGACGAGGAGAGGGAAGGTGCGTGCCGCTCCGGGATAGCCCACTGCCGTCCACGTCATCGCGGCGAAGACGGCCAGCAGCACCGTCGTCAGCCCGACGTCGGGTCGCTCACTGTTTCGAGAGTCGACCGCGGGCATGGTAAGCGACACTGCCGAGCACGAGCACGAGCAGGATGATAGCACCCGGTCTGAAGAGGAACCGCGCGCCCCAGAGCGACAGCGACTGGTGAAGCGCCCGCTCGGCGACGTTGCCGAGCACGATGCCGATGGCGAACGGCGCGCGCGGCCAACCCGCGCGCGCGAGCCAGACGCCGAGCATCGAGAGCACCGCGAGCACGAAGAGCGACGATGCGCCCGCGGTGCCGACCAGGCAGCCGAGCAGCGTGAAGACCAGCACGAACGGCGCGAGCCGCCCTCCCGGCACCCGCGTGACGGTCGTCAGCCAGCGCGCCACGGCCGCGAGCATCACGGCGCCGAGCACGTTCGCGATCACCAGCGTCCAGACGAGCGTCCAGGCCAGGTTGACGTGTCCGAGCACGACTTGAGGTCCCGGCTGCACGCCGAGCGCCACGAGCGCGCCGAGCAGGATCGACATGCCCGAGCTGCCGGGAATGCCGAGGAACAGCGTCGGCAGCAAGGCGCCGCCTTCCTTCGAGTTGTTCGCGGCGTCGGGGGCGATCACGCCTTCGACGGCGCCCTGCCCGAATCGCGCCGGGTCGCGCGCGGTCTGCACGGCATGGCCGTAGCAGACCCACGCCGCGACCTCGCCGCCGAGGCCCGGCACGACGCCGATCAATGCGCCGAGCACCGACGTGCGCAGGGCGAGCCAGCGATGGCGGATGACGTCCATCGCCCCCGTCAGCATCTCGCCGGATCGGATGACCGCGTCCGTGGCCGCGCGCGCGGCGATCGGTGCGCGCGAGGCGCCGATCGCGATCGTCTCCGGCACGGCGAACATCGCGGCGATCGCGGGGATGACGCCGAGACCATCCCACAGGAACGTCTGGCCGAAGGTGAAGCGCGGGATGCCCAGCTCGGGATCGCGGCCGATGAACGACAACATGAGGCCGAGCGATCCCACGATCATCCCCTTCAGCAGGTTCGCCCCGCTCACCGCCGTCATGAACGTGATGCCGACGAGCGCCAGCAGGAAGATCTCGGGCGGACCGAACGAGAACATCAGCCAGGACACGAGCGGCAGCGACGTGGCGAGCAGCGCCGCGCCGACGATCCCGCCGAGCGCCGACGCCGCCAGGCTCGCGCCGATCGCTCGGCCCGCCTCGCCCCGGCGCGCCATCGGGTAACCATCGACCACGGTGGCGGCATCGGGTCCCGATCCGATGCCGAGCAGGATGCTCGGGACCGACCCGCCGGTGTGGACGACGGCGTGCATGGCCACGAGGAAGACGGCGCCAGCCACGGCATCGAGGTGCAGCACGAACGGGATCGCCACGATCAACCCGAACCGGCCGCCAATCCCTGGAATGACGCCCAGCGCGAGGCCGAACGGCACGCCGGCGCAGATGAGCGCGACGAGCTGCGGTGACGAGAGCAGGGCGAAGAGGCTGTCGAGCGGCGACGACGCGATCACGGAGCGGCGACCTGCAATCCACGGTGGGGCGAGAGCGCGCGGAGCCACGCGACCGCCTCGGCGGACGCATCGAGGGCGTGCCGCACGCGCTCGGCGACGGCCTCGCCGTCCAGCGGATCGATTGGCAATCTGAGGCGGGCCGCGTCCGCAAGCAGCTCGGGGTCCTGGAGCGCGGCC
The Acidobacteriota bacterium genome window above contains:
- a CDS encoding class I SAM-dependent methyltransferase yields the protein MTASVPGASLNVDERLAEGAPLQLALADRFCKDSCWWYHGPRQYLRALGVIAGVAKDREFLVDAIAASAAAARGERVLVSGAADAGTLSCVLAAFRAAGRSPHVTVADCCRTPLEACLAYACSAGAAVDVHHGDVRSLDRQGAFDLICTHSFIGQFEPEARAGLVRHWYDLLAPGGTVVTAGRLRPHLATTEVARQMDLADAPAISMRIRNIDESACVALGITRPIAQAWAEEWLRRKTVRPLRSTDELYALFDAAGFRQTTLTPFRGSAAGQPDRVGLVAIRG
- a CDS encoding tripartite tricarboxylate transporter TctB family protein, whose product is MLLAVFAAMTWTAVGYPGAARTFPLLVGGMGVALCLAQLVRGLRAAPHRSRPATPLRPHLVMLGWLLGAIVLVSALGVLAGSLLFLFGFLRVRERESIAWAAASAFAVALLLHVVLERGLGLVLYEGMLR
- a CDS encoding tripartite tricarboxylate transporter permease, encoding MIASSPLDSLFALLSSPQLVALICAGVPFGLALGVIPGIGGRFGLIVAIPFVLHLDAVAGAVFLVAMHAVVHTGGSVPSILLGIGSGPDAATVVDGYPMARRGEAGRAIGASLAASALGGIVGAALLATSLPLVSWLMFSFGPPEIFLLALVGITFMTAVSGANLLKGMIVGSLGLMLSFIGRDPELGIPRFTFGQTFLWDGLGVIPAIAAMFAVPETIAIGASRAPIAARAATDAVIRSGEMLTGAMDVIRHRWLALRTSVLGALIGVVPGLGGEVAAWVCYGHAVQTARDPARFGQGAVEGVIAPDAANNSKEGGALLPTLFLGIPGSSGMSILLGALVALGVQPGPQVVLGHVNLAWTLVWTLVIANVLGAVMLAAVARWLTTVTRVPGGRLAPFVLVFTLLGCLVGTAGASSLFVLAVLSMLGVWLARAGWPRAPFAIGIVLGNVAERALHQSLSLWGARFLFRPGAIILLVLVLGSVAYHARGRLSKQ